A window of the Vigna angularis cultivar LongXiaoDou No.4 chromosome 3, ASM1680809v1, whole genome shotgun sequence genome harbors these coding sequences:
- the LOC108324781 gene encoding uncharacterized protein LOC108324781 yields MFWRNMFLSTTTNHVTFLLFLSLFVNEPFCSSAAPVYNYCPTNATYNSTATFENNLKYLLQSLVSNASESDGSYSTFMGLGSVNVASGSLLCRGDVSLATCNDCITTAATEITQLCPNKTESIIWYDECMIRFTNTYFNPTSIEPGASLSNDENISASDLVSFNSTLFGLLGDLVEETASSNSARKFATGDREFAGSSPQRRVYALTECDPELTNSVCEECLQNAISTLPSCCEGKQGARALLALCNVRYELFQFYNESTTSAPSSGNNNYVIRVILIVALVIVSIVLLCGVCYFIFKRSKRRYNTLLRENFGEESSTLESLQFDLATVEVATKKFSHENRIGEGGFGDVYKGILPDGRQIAVKKLSHSSGQGAAEFKNEILLIAKLQHKNLVTLLGFCLEAEEKMLIYEFVPNKSLDYLLFEPYKSNHMNWSDRYRIIQGITQGILYLHEHSRLKVIHRDLKPSNILLDNDMNPKISDFGLARMVAVDQYQRETKRIVGTYGYMSPEYAMHGQFSEKSDVFSFGVIILEIVSAKKNAREVFQDDDDLLSYAWDQWRDRTPLNILDKNIKESCNHSEVIKCIQIGLLCVQEKPHDRPTMTQVVSYLSSSLSELPFPEKPINSNQSGLVQKMLVGGSSSGSAQTINEMSVSIFIPREIELKEDELKMVIDGGGLDGDVNNTLTIPIPKSCVVRETMFGRNMFLSNSINHVTFLLFLSLFVIEPFCSSAAPVYNYCPTNASYNSTATFETNLKFLLESLVSNISQSDGSYFTAMGLGTTSAASGYFLCRGDVSLATCNDCITTAATEITQLCPNKTESIIWYDECTLRFTNTYFDPASIEPGASLWNGENISTSDLGSFNGTLFGLLDDLVEETANSNSARKFATGDREFAGSSAQRRVYALTECEPSLTSSSCEECLQNAISTLPSCCEGKEGARALLAWCNVRYELFQFYNTNATSPPSSGNNHYALRVILIVSLVIVSIILLCGVCYFIFKRSRKKYNTLLRENFGEESSTLESLHFDLATIEVATKKFSHENRIGEGGFGDVYKGILQDGREIAVKKLSHSSGQGAAEFKNEILLIAKLQHKNLVTLLGFCLEAQEKMLIYEFVPNKSLDYFLFDPYKSSQMNWSERYKIIQGIRQGILYLHEHSRLKVIHRDLKPSNILLDVNMNVKISDFGMARIVGVDQYQRNTNRIVGTYGYMSPEYAMYGQFSEKSDVFSFGVIIIEIVSAKKNARHVFSDDDDLLSYAWDQWRDRTPLNILDKNIKESCNQSEVIKCIQIGLLCVQEKPQDRPTMTQVVSYLGSSLSELPFPEKPINSNQSGLVQRMVVGGSSSGSTKSINEMSVSIFIPR; encoded by the exons ATGTTTTGGCGTAACATGTTcctctccaccaccaccaaccatGTTACCTTTCTTCTGTTCCTGTCTCTGTTCGTAAACGAACCGTTTTGTTCCTCTGCAGCTCCGGTTTACAATTACTGCCCAACCAACGCAACCTATAATTCCACCGCAACATTCGAAAACAATCTTAAATACCTCCTCCAATCTCTTGTCTCCAACGCTTCCGAATCCGACGGCTCCTATTCCACCTTCATGGGCTTGGGGTCCGTAAACGTCGCCAGCGGCTCTTTACTCTGCCGCGGCGACGTCTCCCTCGCCACGTGTAACGACTGCATAACCACCGCCGCCACCGAAATAACACAACTCTGCCCCAACAAAACAGAGTCCATAATATGGTACGACGAGTGCATGATCCGTTTCACCAACACCTACTTCAACCCCACCAGCATCGAACCGGGAGCCAGCTTGTCGAACGATGAAAACATCTCCGCCTCCGACTTGGTCAGCTTTAACAGCACGTTGTTCGGCTTGTTGGGCGATTTGGTGGAAGAGACTGCGAGTTCTAACTCGGCGAGGAAATTCGCCACTGGCGATAGAGAATTCGCCGGATCCTCGCCTCAGAGACGGGTGTACGCCCTGACGGAGTGTGATCCGGAATTAACGAATAGTGTGTGTGAAGAGTGTTTGCAAAACGCCATTTCAACTCTTCCGTCGTGCTGTGAAGGAAAACAGGGCGCGAGGGCTCTGCTTGCACTGTGCAATGTTAGATACGAATTATTTCAGTTTTACAATGAGAGCACCACGTCAGCACCTTCATCAG GAAATAACAATTATGTAATACGAGTAATCTTAATCGTTGCGCTGGTTATTGTGTCGATAGTTCTCTTATGCGGTGTCTGCTATTTCATATTCAAAAGATCAAAGAGGAGATACAACACTCTTCTAAGGGAAAATT TTGGAGAAGAAAGTTCCACTTTGGAATCGTTACAATTTGATTTGGCCACAGTGGAAGTTGCCACAAAGAAGTTTTCACATGAAAACAGGATAGGTGAAGGTGGATTTGGAGATGTTTATAAG GGTATCCTTCCCGATGGACGACAAATAGCAGTTAAAAAACTTTCACATAGTTCAGGCCAAGGTGCAGCAGAATTCAAGAATGAGATTTTGTTAATAGCAAAACTTCAACATAAAAATTTAGTGACATTATTAGGATTTTGTTTAGAAGCTGAAGAAAAGATGCTTATTTATGAATTTGTGCCTAATAAAAGCCTGGACTACCTTCTCTTTG AACCATACAAAAGTAATCATATGAACTGGTCAGACCGTTACAGAATTATACAAGGAATTACACAGGGAATTTTATATCTACATGAACATTCACGATTAAAAGTTATACACCGTGATCTTAAACCCagtaatatattattagataatGATATGAATCCAAAGATTTCAGATTTTGGATTAGCAAGAATGGTTGCTGTAGATCAATATCAAAGAGAAACAAAGAGAATCGTGGGAACATA TGGATATATGTCACCAGAATATGCAATGCATGGACAATTCTCAGAAAAATCAGATGTTTTCAGTTTTGGAgttataatattagaaatagTAAGTGCGAAAAAAAATGCACGAGAAGTTTTCCAAGATGATGATGACCTCTTGAGCTAT GCTTGGGATCAATGGAGGGATCGGACACCATTAAACATATTAGACAAAAATATTAAGGAATCTTGCAATCACAGTGAAGTCATAAAATGCATCCAAATAGGTTTATTATGTGTACAAGAGAAGCCTCATGACAGACCTACAATGACACAAGTTGTTTCATATCTCAGTAGCTCTTTATCTGAGTTGCCATTTCCTGAAAAACCCATAAACTCTAATCAAAGTGGACTAGTTCAAAAGATGTTAGTAGGAGGATCCAGTTCAGGTTCTGCGCAAACAATAAATGAAATGTCTGTGAGCATATTTATCCCTCG TGAAATAGAGTTGAAGGAGGATGAACTAAAAATGGTGATTGATGGTGGTGGACTGGATGGTGATG TTAATAACACACTTACTATTCCAATTCCAAAATCTTGTGTTGTGCGCGAAACGATGTTTGGGCGCAACATGTTCCTCTCCAACTCCATCAACCATGTTACCTTTCTTCTGTTCCTGTCTCTCTTCGTAATCGAACCGTTTTGTTCCTCTGCAGCTCCGGTTTACAATTACTGCCCAACCAACGCATCCTACAATTCCACCGCAACATTCGAAACCAATCTCAAATTCCTCCTCGAATCTCTCGTCTCCAACATTTCCCAATCCGACGGCTCCTATTTCACCGCCATGGGCTTGGGGACCACAAGTGCCGCCAGCGGCTATTTCCTCTGCCGCGGCGACGTCTCCCTCGCCACGTGTAACGACTGCATAACCACCGCCGCCACCGAAATAACACAACTCTGCCCCAACAAAACAGAGTCCATAATATGGTACGACGAGTGCACGCTCCGTTTCACCAACACCTACTTCGACCCCGCCAGCATCGAACCGGGAGCTAGCTTATGGAACGGTGAAAACATCTCCACCTCCGACTTGGGCAGCTTTAACGGAACGTTGTTCGGCTTGTTGGACGATTTGGTGGAAGAAACAGCGAATTCTAACTCGGCGAGGAAATTCGCCACCGGCGATAGAGAATTCGCCGGATCCTCGGCTCAGAGAAGGGTGTACGCCCTGACGGAGTGCGAGCCGAGCTTAACGAGTAGTAGTTGTGAAGAGTGTTTGCAAAACGCGATTTCTACTCTACCCTCATGCTGCGAAGGAAAAGAGGGCGCGAGGGCTCTGCTTGCGTGGTGCAATGTTAGATACGAATTGTTTCAGTTTTACAATACGAACGCCACGTCACCACCCTCATCag GGAATAACCATTATGCATTACGAGTAATCCTCATTGTTTCCCTTGTTATTGTGTCGATAATTCTCCTATGTGGTGTCTGCTATTTCATATTCAAAAGATCAAGGAAGAAATACAACACTCTTCTAAGGGAAAATT TTGGAGAAGAAAGTTCCACTTTGGAATCGTTACATTTTGATTTGGCCACAATAGAAGTTGCCACAAAGAAGTTTTCACATGAAAACAGGATAGGTGAAGGTGGATTTGGAGATGTTTATAAG GGTATCCTTCAAGATGGACGAGAAATAGCAGTTAAAAAACTTTCACATAGCTCAGGCCAAGGTGCAGCTGAATTTAAGAATGAGATTTTGTTAATAGCAAAACTTCAACACAAAAATTTAGTGACGTTGTTAGGATTTTGTTTGGAAGCTCAAGAAAAGATGCTTATTTATGAATTTGTGCCTAATAAAAGCCTAGACTACTTTCTATTTG ATCCATACAAAAGTAGTCAAATGAATTGGTCGGAACGATACAAAATTATTCAAGGAATTAGACAAggaattttatatttacatgaACATTCCCGATTGAAAGTAATACATCGTGATCTCAAACCTAGCAATATATTATTGGATGTCAACATGAATGTAAAGATATCAGATTTTGGAATGGCAAGAATTGTTGGTGTAGATCAATATCAAAGaaacacaaatagaatagtggGAACATA TGGATATATGTCACCGGAATACGCAATGTATGGacaattttcagaaaaatcagaTGTTTTCAGTTTTGGagttataataatagaaatagtTAGTGCAAAAAAAAATGCCAGACATGTTTTTTCAGATGATGATGACCTTTTGAGCTAT GCTTGGGATCAATGGAGGGATCGGACACCATTAAACATATTAGACAAAAATATTAAGGAATCTTGCAATCAGAGTGAAGTCATAAAATGCATCCAAATAGGTTTATTATGCGTGCA
- the LOC108326213 gene encoding cysteine-rich receptor-like protein kinase 44, whose protein sequence is MLASNFCTTSLRLQLLCLLCMLFLASASAAIYSAHFCTDQTFYSSDTKFQSNLNTLLSSLVSNSSLPSNSGFHRASVDDIDGRFLCRGDVNATVCHGCVAAAAANITRLCPNDTESYIWYDECTLIYSNSTFNNDDIVPGITLNDEGSTVNSNQDHFNQLLPNLLNSLEGKALESSMGEKKFAAGAVSVTTAQTLYGMAQCEPDSTSGRCEACFRSAIAAIPTCCNGSGGARLLLPICSIRYQLHPFLYNSTMLIPSSEVPWRGSKSTLMIVAIVLPIAILALFLFIGCCWWRRRQRENREDVQDVNDSVRRYLTEEESLHFDLATIEAATDSFSDEMKIGEGGFGAVYKGTFPNGEEIAVKRLSRTSLQGDREFKNEVLLIAQLQHKNLVRLLGFCMERTERILVYEFIQNSSLDHYLFGHEDHGVLDWARRYRIIVGIARGIQYLHEDSRLKVIHRDLKASNVLLDADMNPKISDFGMAKVFHGDQSQENTRTGRVVGTFGYMSPEYAMHGKFSEKSDVFSFGVLVLEILSGKKNTSYYRSHEDNDDLLSFAWKNWIDRTPFQILDPKLRGSYSRNEVQRCIQIALLCVQENPVERPSMATIMLALNAYSVTLGLPRQPASLVRGRVTTERLRHQHDSDQSNSSSIPYSAADSLITEVYPR, encoded by the exons ATGCTAGCCTCCAACTTCTGTACAACCTCGTTAAGACTTCAATTACTATGTCTGTTATGTATGCTTTTTCTTGCATCTGCATCAGCAGCCATTTACAGTGCCCACTTCTGCACCGATCAAACCTTTTACTCATCCGACACCAAATTTCAATCCAACTTGAATACCCTCCTCTCTTCTCTTGTTTCAAACTCCTCCCTTCCCTCCAACAGCGGTTTCCATCGAGCCTCCGTCGACGATATCGACGGCCGTTTCCTCTGCCGCGGCGACGTCAACGCGACCGTCTGCCATGGCTGCGTCGCCGCAGCAGCAGCCAACATAACTCGCCTCTGTCCCAACGATACCGAGTCCTACATCTGGTACGACGAGTGTACGCTAATCTACTCCAACAGCACCTTCAACAATGATGACATAGTTCCCGGGATTACCCTCAACGACGAAGGAAGCACCGTTAACTCAAATCAGGACCACTTCAACCAATTACTGCCGAACTTGTTAAACAGTTTGGAGGGAAAAGCTTTGGAGAGTTCCATGGGAGAGAAGAAGTTCGCCGCAGGTGCGGTGAGTGTGACAACCGCGCAAACGCTGTATGGAATGGCGCAGTGCGAGCCAGACTCAACGAGTGGTCGCTGTGAGGCGTGCTTTCGAAGCGCAATTGCAGCTATTCCAACGTGTTGCAACGGAAGCGGAGGAGCAAGGCTTCTGCTTCCCATATGTAGCATCAGATACCAACTGCATCCCTTTCTGTACAATTCCACCATGCTCATTCCTTCTTCAG AGGTTCCTTGGAGAGGTAGCAAAAGTACATTGATGATCGTGGCAATTGTTCTCCCGATTGCTATTTTGGCGCTGTTCTTGTTCATAGGATGCTGTTGGTGGCGAAGAAGGCAAAGAGAAAACCGTGAGGATGTCCAGGACGTGAATGATAGCg TTAGGAGATATTTGACTGAGGAAGAGTCTTTGCATTTTGACTTGGCTACAATAGAAGCAGCCACAGATAGTTTCTCAGATGAGATGAAGATAGGAGAAGGTGGATTTGGGGCGGTTTATAAG GGTACCTTTCCTAATGGAGAAGAGATAGCTGTGAAGAGGCTATCAAGAACCTCCCTCCAAGGTGACAGAGAATTCAAGAACGAGGTTCTACTTATTGCTCAGCTTCAACACAAAAATTTAGTTAGACTGTTAGGCTTTTGTATGGAGAGAACGGAGAGGATACTGGTTTACGAGTTTATCCAAAATTCCAGCCTCGACCACTATCTATTTG GTCACGAAGACCATGGAGTGCTAGACTGGGCAAGACGTTACAGAATTATAGTTGGAATTGCGCGTGGAATTCAATATCTCCATGAAGATTCTCGGCTAAAAGTAATACACCGCGATCTCAAGGCATCTAATGTTTTACTAGATGCCGATATGAATCCAAAGATTTCCGACTTTGGAATGGCAAAGGTTTTCCATGGAGATCAAAGTCAAGAAAATACAAGAACAGGAAGGGTAGTTGGAACTTT tGGTTACATGTCTCCAGAATATGCCATGCATGGGAAATTCTCAGAAAAATCCGACGTGTTCAGTTTTGGAGTCTTGGTTTTGGAGATCCTTAGTGGCAAGAAGAACACAAGTTATTATCGATCACATGAGGATAATGATGACCTTCTGAGCTTT GCTTGGAAGAATTGGATAGATCGAACACCGTTCCAGATATTGGATCCAAAACTGAGAGGTTCTTATTCTAGAAATGAAGTTCAGAGATGCATTCAAATTGCTTTATTATGCGTTCAAGAAAACCCAGTTGAGAGACCATCAATGGCGACAATAATGCTTGCATTGAACGCTTATTCAGTAACTTTAGGGTTGCCCAGACAGCCAGCATCTCTTGTGAGAGGAAGAGTAACAACAGAGAGATTAAGACACCAGCATGATTCTGATCAGTCCAATAGTTCTTCAATCCCTTATTCTGCTGCTGATTCATTAATCACTGAAGTATATCCTCGTTAA
- the LOC108324780 gene encoding cysteine-rich receptor-like protein kinase 10, whose protein sequence is MCILKSSSTHLAIIVSLFLFLNSASEAAPTYTTHACTNGSFYLPNTTFQTNLNLLLSSLVSNATLHDGYYLTNISLGAPGEVKGLFLCRGDVTPSVCHDCVAAAADNITRLCTKTTESVIWYDECMVRYSNLSILNNIVPSVDIDSQQSVPDSDSTSFINFLASALNGVVQDAMNSLSGRMFATREANFTSSMNLYALAQCRPDLSAFDCNMCLRGAMSSLGEGKRGARNLLPSCNVRYELYPFYNVFAVSTKPESLSPSSGKNNISIILAIAVPIVVAVLLFIVGVFFLRKRASYKYNNSFGQDSIVEGLSDGDSLQFDLATIEAATNRFSDENKIGKGGFGVVYKGVLPDGQEIAVKRLSVTSLQGAVEFRNEAALVAKLQHRNLVRLLGFCLEGQEKILIYEYIPNKSLDYFLFNSMKQRELDWSQRYKIIVGIARGILYLHEDSQLRIVHRDVKASNVLLDENMNPKISDFGMAKIFQADQTQVNTGRIVGTYGYMSPEYAMRGQFSMKSDVFSFGVLVLEIVSGKKNTDFYQSNHADDLLIFAWKKWTEQTPMEFVDPTLRGSCSRNEVNRCIHIGLLCVQENPSDRPSMATIALMLNSYSVTMSMPRQPASFLRGRNPNRFNRELDSDQSTTDQSTSCSIPYSVNEVSVTEVYPR, encoded by the exons ATGTGCATCTTGAAATCCTCTTCAACCCACTTGGCTATAATTGTCTCCTTGTTTCTGTTCCTAAACTCTGCAAGTGAAGCTGCTCCTACATATACCACACATGCCTGCACAAATGGATCCTTTTACCTACCCAACACAACCTTCCAAACCAACTTGAACCTCCTTCTCTCATCCCTCGTCTCCAACGCCACCCTCCACGATGGTTACTACCTCACCAACATCTCCCTTGGAGCCCCTGGTGAGGTCAAGGGACTCTTCCTCTGCCGCGGTGACGTCACCCCCTCAGTCTGCCACGACTGTGTCGCCGCCGCTGCCGACAACATCACACGCCTCTGCACCAAAACTACAGAGTCTGTAATATGGTATGACGAGTGTATGGTGCGCTACTCCAACCTTTCCATCCTCAACAACATAGTACCAAGTGTCGACATCGATTCCCAACAGAGCGTTCCTGATTCCGATAGTACTAGCTTCATCAATTTTCTTGCATCCGCGCTGAATGGTGTGGTGCAGGATGCCATGAATTCTCTTTCGGGTAGAATGTTTGCCACAAGAGAAGCGAATTTCACTAGCTCAATGAATCTGTACGCCCTGGCGCAGTGTAGGCCTGATTTATCCGCCTTCGATTGCAACATGTGCTTAAGAGGCGCCATGAGTAGCCTCGGTGAAGGAAAACGAGGTGCACGCAACCTTCTTCCTAGTTGTAATGTCAGATATGAATTGTACCCTTTCTACAATGTTTTCGCCGTCTCCACCAAACCAGAGTCTCTTTCCCCATCTTCAG GAAAAAACAATATCTCTATAATTCTGGCTATTGCCGTCCCAATTGTCGTTGCGGTGCTACTTTTCATTGTTGGCGTCTTCTTCCTACGCAAGAGGGCAAGCTATAAATACAATAACTCTTTTGGCCAGGATTCAA TTGTGGAAGGTCTTAGCGATGGGGACTCCTTGCAATTTGACCTGGCTACGATTGAAGCTGCCACGAACAGATTCTCGGATGAAAACAAGATTGGCAAAGGTGGATTTGGTGTGGTTTATAAG GGTGTCCTCCCTGACGGACAGGAGATAGCTGTGAAGAGGTTGTCAGTAACCTCCTTGCAGGGTGCAGTAGAGTTCAGGAATGAAGCCGCCCTTGTGGCCAAGCTTCAACATAGAAATTTAGTGAGACTATTGGGATTTTGCTTGGAGGGCCAGGAAAAGATTCTTATCTATGAATACATACCAAACAAAAGCCTTGATTACTTTCTATTCA ATTCTATGAAGCAAAGAGAGTTAGATTGGTCACAACGCTACAAGATTATAGTTGGCATTGCTAGAGGAATTCTTTATTTACATGAAGATTCTCAACTTAGAATTGTTCACCGTGATGTCAAAGCTAGCAATGTTTTATTAGATGAAAATATGAACCCAAAGATTTCTGATTTTGGCATGGCAAAGATTTTCCAGGCAGACCAGACTCAAGTAAATACAGGAAGAATAGTTGGGACTTA TGGTTACATGTCTCCGGAATATGCAATGCGTGGTCAGTTTTCCATGAAATCGGATGTGTTCAGCTTTGGTGTCTTGGTCTTGGAGATTGTGAGTGGCAAGAAGAATACTGATTTTTATCAATCGAATCACGCTGATGACCTCTTAATCTTT GCTTGGAAGAAATGGACAGAGCAAACACCAATGGAGTTTGTGGATCCAACTCTGAGAGGTTCTTGTTCGAGAAATGAAGTAAACAGATGCATCCACATTGGTTTATTATGCGTTCAGGAAAATCCATCAGACCGACCATCAATGGCCACAATTGCACTTATGCTTAACAGTTATTCAGTGACCATGTCAATGCCACGACAACCAGCATCTTTCCTGCGTGGAAGAAATCCTAACAGGTTTAACCGAGAGCTTGACTCTGATCAGTCTACCACCGATCAATCTACCTCCTGTTCAATTCCATACTCTGTGAATGAAGTATCCGTCACTGAAGTATACCCTCGCTAA
- the LOC108325833 gene encoding putative cysteine-rich receptor-like protein kinase 9, with amino-acid sequence MGKTIHQLQIFLQTNVTNMPHSNRLAISSIFFFLFSSFFFSTKATPIYSSHVCTDSTKDKPNTTFQTNLNLLLSSLSSKATEATQFYKTTIATETPNPVKGLFLCRGDTLAAACHDCVTAAAADLKRLCPVQKEAIIWYDVCMVRYSDQYLNNIVPGVDMSDSKNVTSISISLDRFNELLAGLLNSLATKAKNSSDKKFATGEVNLTSSVTLYGLVQCTPDLSLFDCRMCFSSAIASVPNCCDGKRGARVLLPGCNIRYEVYPFYSSNNTLIPTIVKPRPSGRSGVEVILTFVIPIVAAMVLFTFGICTVMRKQAKNVIQLWKQTNYSEV; translated from the exons ATGGGAAAAACAATTCACCAACTGCAAATCTTTCTCCAAACCAACGTCACCAACATGCCTCATTCCAACCGCTTAGCAATTTCctcaattttcttcttcctctttagttccttcttcttttcaaCCAAAGCAACGCCAATATACAGTTCCCATGTCTGCACAGACTCCACCAAAGACAAACCAAACACCACATTCCAAACCAACCTCAACCTCCTCCTCTCTTCCCTTTCTTCCAAGGCCACCGAAGCCACCCAATTCTACAAAACAACAATTGCCACCGAAACCCCCAACCCCGTCAAGGGCCTCTTCCTCTGCCGCGGCGACACCCTCGCCGCCGCCTGCCACGACTGCGTCACCGCTGCAGCAGCGGACCTAAAACGCCTGTGCCCGGTTCAGAAGGAGGCCATAATCTGGTACGACGTGTGCATGGTACGCTACTCCGACCAATACCTCAATAACATCGTACCTGGAGTGGATATGTCTGATTCCAAAAACGTGACTAGCATTAGCATTAGTCTTGACCGATTCAACGAGTTGCTCGCGGGATTGCTGAATTCCCTGGCAACGAAAGCTAAGAATTCCTCAGATAAGAAATTTGCGACAGGGGAAGTGAACCTCACGAGTTCGGTGACCCTTTATGGGTTGGTGCAGTGCACGCCAGATTTGTCTTTGTTCGATTGCAGGATGTGTTTTAGCAGCGCCATTGCGTCTGTTCCGAATTGCTGTGATGGGAAACGAGGGGCAAGAGTGTTGCTTCCTGGATGCAATATCAGATATGAAGTGTATCCATTTTACAGCAGCAATAACACATTGATCCCAACGATTGTGAAGCCTCGTCCTTCAG GACGGAGTGGTGTTGAAGTGATTCTTACATTTGTTATCCCTATTGTTGCTGCGATGGTGCTTTTCACTTTTGGGATCTGTACTGTCATGAGAAAGCAAGCAAAGAATGTGATACAATTGTGGAAGCAAACG AATTATTCTGAGGTGTAG